From a single Streptomyces liliifuscus genomic region:
- a CDS encoding helix-turn-helix transcriptional regulator — MADRSTQEGDGGGGDTGDGIRTFPFPVDLSVCGVGMQVGPMEPGRTWHANEAIERVHRIDFHVVMLFGEGPVRHMVDFTEYEVSAGELLWIRPGQVHRFSSTEAYRGTVLIMQPGFLPRATVEATGLYRYDLPPLLRPDPAQLAGLRAGLDQLEREYVDSTTLPLSLHTSVLRHSLTAFLLRLAHLAAGAADAARDQADTTFTRFREAVEKGFATNHSVSAYADTLGYSRRTLVRAVRAATGETPKGFIDKRVVLEAKRLLAHTDMPIGRIGVSVGFPDAANFTKFFHQHTGVAPAAFRAELH, encoded by the coding sequence ATGGCGGACAGAAGCACCCAAGAAGGTGACGGTGGCGGCGGTGACACCGGCGACGGGATCAGAACCTTTCCCTTTCCCGTCGACCTGAGCGTCTGCGGAGTCGGCATGCAGGTCGGCCCGATGGAGCCCGGCCGGACCTGGCACGCGAACGAGGCGATCGAGCGCGTCCACCGCATCGACTTCCACGTGGTCATGCTCTTCGGGGAGGGCCCGGTCCGGCACATGGTCGACTTCACCGAGTACGAGGTCTCCGCCGGCGAGCTCCTGTGGATACGCCCGGGCCAGGTCCACCGTTTCTCCAGCACGGAGGCCTACCGCGGCACGGTCCTGATCATGCAGCCGGGCTTCCTGCCCCGCGCCACGGTCGAGGCGACCGGCCTCTACCGCTACGACCTGCCGCCCCTGCTCAGGCCCGACCCGGCCCAGCTCGCCGGACTGCGGGCCGGCCTCGACCAACTGGAACGCGAGTACGTCGACTCGACCACGCTGCCGCTCAGCCTGCACACCTCTGTGCTGCGGCACTCCCTGACCGCGTTCCTGCTCCGCCTGGCGCACCTCGCCGCCGGCGCCGCCGACGCGGCACGCGACCAGGCGGACACCACCTTCACCCGCTTCCGCGAGGCGGTCGAGAAGGGCTTCGCCACCAACCACAGCGTCAGCGCGTACGCCGACACCCTCGGCTACTCCCGCCGCACCCTCGTCCGGGCGGTCCGCGCCGCGACGGGCGAGACCCCGAAGGGCTTCATCGACAAGCGGGTCGTCCTGGAGGCCAAGCGGCTCCTCGCCCACACGGACATGCCGATCGGCCGCATCGGGGTCTCGGTGGGCTTCCCCGACGCGGCCAACTTCACCAAGTTCTTCCACCAGCACACCGGAGTGGCGCCGGCGGCGTTCCGGGCGGAACTGCACTGA
- a CDS encoding ester cyclase produces the protein MPDSAEAISERNAEVVRRYLRVFETKEVAEFEELVAEDVLVHGAGLHVRGRHHPEGSVLTPGLSDCRVQMDDLFAAGDRVTVAFTLTYTHDRSGRDLTMTGVKSYRLREGRIVEFWGETDLYGLLRQAGLVPEQIPPF, from the coding sequence ATGCCCGACTCGGCCGAAGCCATCAGCGAGCGCAACGCCGAGGTCGTCCGCCGCTACCTTCGGGTCTTCGAGACGAAGGAGGTCGCCGAGTTCGAAGAGCTCGTCGCCGAGGACGTCCTCGTTCACGGTGCGGGCCTGCACGTCAGGGGCCGGCACCATCCCGAGGGATCGGTGCTGACTCCGGGGCTGTCCGACTGCCGTGTGCAGATGGACGACCTCTTCGCCGCCGGCGACCGGGTCACCGTGGCCTTCACCCTGACGTACACCCACGACCGCAGCGGCCGGGATCTGACCATGACGGGAGTCAAGTCCTACCGGCTCCGAGAAGGGCGGATCGTCGAGTTCTGGGGCGAGACCGACCTCTACGGCCTTCTCCGCCAGGCCGGACTCGTACCCGAGCAGATTCCGCCGTTCTGA
- a CDS encoding MarR family winged helix-turn-helix transcriptional regulator, which yields MRGLHSDTGYLLYRLGLRSGQLFNTFLQESGLRLRHYALLRFLATSEGALQRELSSRLGYDPSAIVGLVDDLEKLGFAARRPSPDDRRSRIVVLTENGRAFLRDTDEAGLRVTNDLLQPLDPAERDTLHTLLQRVAEAELDT from the coding sequence ATGCGCGGGCTGCACTCGGACACCGGCTATCTCCTGTACCGGCTGGGACTGCGGTCGGGGCAGCTGTTCAACACGTTCCTCCAGGAGTCGGGGCTGCGGCTGCGCCACTACGCGCTGCTGCGGTTCCTGGCCACCTCCGAGGGCGCCCTCCAGCGGGAGCTGAGCTCGCGGCTCGGCTACGACCCGAGCGCGATCGTCGGTCTCGTCGACGACCTGGAGAAGCTCGGCTTCGCCGCGCGCCGACCCTCCCCCGACGACCGCCGCAGCCGCATCGTGGTGCTCACCGAGAACGGGCGCGCCTTTCTGCGCGACACCGACGAGGCGGGTCTGCGGGTGACGAACGACCTGCTCCAGCCCCTCGACCCCGCCGAGCGGGACACCCTGCACACGCTGCTGCAGCGGGTCGCCGAAGCGGAGCTCGACACATGA
- a CDS encoding glycoside hydrolase family 16 protein — protein sequence MRETSGTPVRRGPLRRTLIALVSVLSLAAAGASAAEADAPAPPSGWTQVFVDDFNGTAGTGVNTSNWQYATGHGYPGGPANWGTGEIENMTSSTNNVALDGAGNLRITPRRDAAGNWTSGRIETNRTDFQPPAGGKLRVQSRIQMPNVTGAAARGYWPAFWMLGAPYRGNYQNWPSVGELDILENVQGLNTVWSTMHCGTNPGGPCNETTGLGGSIACPGTTCQAGFHTYGMEWDRSTSPEEIRFYVDGINYHTVRANQVDATTWSNATNHGFFIILNVAMGGGFVDAFGGGPDGATVPGHPLVVDYVQVLQSAGGTTPPPTGNRDAYSAIQAESFDGQSGTITETTTDSGGGQNIGALANGDWALYRGVNFGSTAARQFSARVASGVAGGASGLVEVRLDSRTNAPIGTFALANTGGWQSWRTVPTNISNVTGTHDVYLTFTSGQPSDFVNVNWFNFAR from the coding sequence ATGAGGGAAACTTCAGGCACACCCGTCAGACGCGGTCCACTCCGACGCACGCTCATCGCGCTGGTCAGCGTGCTGAGCCTGGCGGCGGCCGGGGCATCGGCAGCAGAGGCGGACGCGCCCGCGCCGCCCAGCGGCTGGACCCAGGTCTTCGTCGACGACTTCAACGGCACAGCGGGCACCGGCGTCAACACCTCGAACTGGCAGTACGCGACCGGCCACGGCTACCCGGGCGGGCCCGCCAACTGGGGCACGGGCGAGATCGAGAACATGACGTCCAGCACCAACAACGTGGCACTGGACGGCGCCGGGAACCTCCGGATCACCCCGCGCCGGGACGCCGCCGGCAACTGGACCTCGGGCCGCATCGAGACCAACCGCACCGACTTCCAGCCGCCCGCCGGTGGCAAGCTGCGTGTCCAGTCCCGGATCCAGATGCCGAACGTCACGGGCGCCGCCGCGCGCGGCTACTGGCCGGCGTTCTGGATGCTGGGCGCGCCCTACCGCGGCAACTACCAGAACTGGCCGAGCGTCGGCGAGCTGGACATCCTGGAGAACGTCCAGGGTCTCAACACCGTGTGGTCCACGATGCATTGCGGCACCAACCCGGGCGGCCCCTGCAACGAGACGACCGGCCTCGGCGGCTCCATCGCCTGCCCGGGCACGACCTGCCAGGCGGGCTTCCACACGTACGGCATGGAGTGGGACCGGTCGACGAGTCCGGAGGAGATCCGCTTCTACGTCGACGGCATCAACTACCACACCGTACGGGCGAACCAGGTCGACGCGACCACCTGGTCGAACGCCACGAACCACGGGTTCTTCATCATCCTGAACGTGGCGATGGGCGGCGGTTTCGTGGACGCCTTCGGCGGCGGTCCTGACGGTGCCACGGTGCCGGGCCATCCACTCGTCGTCGACTACGTCCAGGTGCTGCAGTCCGCGGGCGGCACCACGCCTCCGCCGACCGGCAACCGTGACGCGTACAGCGCGATCCAGGCCGAGTCGTTCGACGGTCAGAGCGGCACGATCACCGAGACCACGACCGACTCGGGCGGCGGCCAGAACATCGGCGCCCTCGCCAACGGCGACTGGGCCCTCTACCGAGGCGTCAACTTCGGCTCCACGGCTGCCAGGCAGTTCAGCGCCCGGGTCGCGAGCGGGGTGGCGGGCGGCGCCAGCGGCCTGGTCGAGGTCCGCCTCGACAGCCGTACGAACGCCCCGATCGGCACCTTCGCGCTCGCCAACACCGGCGGGTGGCAGAGCTGGCGGACCGTCCCGACGAACATCAGCAACGTCACCGGGACGCATGACGTCTATCTGACCTTCACGAGCGGCCAGCCCTCGGACTTCGTGAACGTGAACTGGTTCAACTTCGCTCGCTGA
- a CDS encoding response regulator, whose amino-acid sequence MSIRVVVADDQELVRSGFSMILEAQPDIEVVAEAGDGVEAVAAVQRHTPDVLLLDIRMPRMDGLEAARLVCAQSGCRVVMLTTFDLDEYVYEALYAGASGFLLKDVRRDDLVHAVRVVAAGDSLLAPSVTRRLVADIIQRRRAEASAPPPSSVRLDVLTAREEETLRLLARGLSNAEIATTLFVSEHTVKTHVSNVLGKLGLRDRVQAVIRAYESGLVTPGSN is encoded by the coding sequence GTGAGCATCCGTGTGGTGGTCGCCGACGACCAGGAGCTGGTCCGCAGCGGATTCAGCATGATCCTCGAAGCACAGCCCGACATCGAGGTGGTCGCGGAGGCCGGGGACGGCGTCGAAGCGGTGGCGGCGGTGCAACGGCACACGCCCGACGTGCTGCTGCTCGACATCCGCATGCCCCGGATGGACGGCCTGGAGGCGGCCCGGCTGGTCTGCGCGCAGTCCGGGTGCCGGGTGGTCATGCTGACGACGTTCGACCTCGACGAGTACGTGTACGAGGCGCTGTACGCGGGCGCCAGCGGCTTCCTGCTCAAGGACGTGCGCCGGGACGACCTGGTGCACGCGGTGCGCGTGGTCGCGGCCGGCGACTCGCTGCTCGCGCCGTCGGTGACGCGGCGGCTGGTCGCCGACATCATCCAGCGACGGCGGGCCGAGGCGTCGGCTCCGCCTCCCTCGTCGGTACGGCTCGATGTGCTGACGGCTCGCGAGGAGGAGACCCTGCGGCTGCTGGCCCGTGGGCTCTCCAACGCGGAGATCGCGACGACGTTGTTCGTCAGCGAGCACACGGTGAAAACTCACGTCAGCAATGTCCTTGGCAAGCTGGGTTTGCGGGACCGGGTCCAAGCGGTCATCCGGGCGTACGAGTCGGGGTTGGTGACCCCAGGGTCGAACTGA
- a CDS encoding IclR family transcriptional regulator, which translates to MTAASAPDRLLAVLAAFDHEHPALSLTDISRRAGLSLTTAHRLVGALSDWGALERDASGIYHVGLRLWEIAALSPRGLALRQIALPYLEDLYEATHENVQLAVRDGSEVVYIEWISGRSAVGVKIQVGARWPLHATGVGLALLAHCESAFQETYCGGPLAGFTPHTITDGATLRRVLAEVRRAGVAVSTRQITDDALSVAAPVRTADGSVAAAVSVVVPERDAQTPALIPAVRLAALGISRALGWQPER; encoded by the coding sequence ATGACCGCGGCGTCCGCCCCCGACCGCCTCCTGGCCGTGCTCGCCGCCTTCGACCACGAGCATCCGGCGCTCTCCCTCACGGACATCAGCCGCCGGGCCGGGCTCTCCCTCACCACCGCCCACCGCCTGGTGGGAGCGCTCAGCGACTGGGGCGCCCTGGAGCGCGACGCGTCCGGGATCTACCACGTGGGCCTGCGCCTGTGGGAGATCGCGGCGCTCTCCCCACGCGGTCTCGCGCTGCGGCAGATCGCGCTGCCGTATCTGGAGGACCTGTACGAAGCCACGCACGAGAACGTGCAGTTGGCGGTCCGGGACGGCTCCGAGGTCGTCTACATAGAGTGGATCTCAGGCCGTTCGGCGGTGGGCGTCAAGATCCAGGTGGGCGCCCGCTGGCCACTGCACGCGACCGGCGTGGGCCTCGCGCTGCTCGCGCACTGCGAGTCAGCCTTCCAGGAGACGTACTGCGGCGGGCCGCTCGCCGGATTCACCCCGCACACCATCACGGACGGGGCCACCCTGCGCCGCGTACTCGCCGAAGTCCGGCGCGCGGGCGTGGCGGTGAGCACCCGTCAGATCACCGACGACGCACTCTCGGTGGCCGCGCCGGTCCGCACGGCGGACGGCTCGGTGGCCGCGGCCGTCTCGGTCGTGGTGCCCGAACGCGACGCGCAGACACCGGCGTTGATCCCGGCGGTACGGCTCGCCGCGCTCGGCATCTCCCGGGCGCTGGGGTGGCAGCCGGAACGGTAG
- a CDS encoding sensor histidine kinase, protein MSVSAQSWITPAVARLRAANPYVVDTALAALVLFAASLQWMFPDDGDDRLTWQGFLLGAGTAVPLVWRRRSPFLAACGVSVFTPAMAVYHAPPPDVMYGGLVVLYTLAAIALPWQRRFMLVGWLAGVSLTMMHKEGAQPFEYAFQLLSCVSAYGFGMLSRLQRAYTAALEDRARRLERERAADTARAVARERARIARDMHDILAHAVSLMVVQAEAGPVVVRSDPERAETAFDAIAAAGRDAMNQLRRILGVLKDEPVNGTSARLPQPGVAALTDLVRQVAGSTGLRVELHATGEPRPLHPDTEVAAYRVVQEALTNTVKHAYASLARVELDWTEDELTLTVTDDGRGPADHGGSVRGSGDGAGHGLIGIRERAAACGGTARTGPGPDGGFRVAVRLPVAADRQAALG, encoded by the coding sequence ATGTCCGTGTCCGCCCAGTCCTGGATCACACCCGCCGTCGCACGCCTGCGCGCGGCCAACCCGTACGTCGTCGACACCGCGCTCGCCGCGCTGGTGCTGTTCGCCGCGTCGCTGCAGTGGATGTTCCCCGACGACGGCGACGACCGCCTCACCTGGCAGGGGTTCCTGCTGGGCGCCGGTACGGCGGTGCCGCTGGTGTGGCGGCGGCGGTCGCCGTTCCTGGCGGCCTGCGGTGTCTCGGTGTTCACGCCCGCCATGGCGGTCTACCACGCGCCGCCGCCCGACGTGATGTACGGCGGCCTGGTCGTGCTCTACACGTTGGCCGCGATCGCCCTGCCCTGGCAGCGGCGCTTCATGCTGGTGGGATGGCTGGCCGGGGTGTCACTGACCATGATGCACAAGGAGGGCGCCCAACCCTTCGAGTACGCCTTCCAGTTGCTGAGCTGCGTCAGCGCGTACGGGTTCGGGATGCTGTCCCGTCTCCAGCGGGCGTACACCGCGGCTCTGGAGGACCGGGCCCGTCGGCTGGAGCGGGAGCGTGCCGCCGACACCGCGCGGGCGGTCGCGCGGGAACGGGCCAGGATCGCCCGGGACATGCACGACATCCTGGCCCACGCGGTGAGCCTCATGGTGGTCCAGGCGGAGGCCGGGCCCGTGGTGGTGCGCAGCGATCCAGAGCGCGCGGAGACTGCGTTCGACGCCATCGCCGCCGCCGGGCGCGACGCGATGAACCAGTTGCGGCGGATCCTCGGCGTGCTCAAGGACGAGCCGGTGAACGGTACGTCCGCCCGGCTGCCGCAGCCAGGCGTGGCGGCCCTGACCGACCTGGTCCGGCAGGTCGCGGGGTCCACCGGTCTGCGCGTCGAGCTCCACGCCACCGGCGAGCCGCGTCCGCTGCACCCGGACACCGAGGTCGCCGCGTACCGCGTGGTCCAGGAGGCCCTGACCAACACCGTGAAGCACGCGTACGCTTCCCTCGCGCGGGTCGAACTCGACTGGACGGAGGACGAGTTGACGCTCACGGTGACGGACGACGGGCGAGGCCCCGCGGACCACGGCGGAAGCGTGCGCGGGAGTGGGGACGGGGCCGGCCACGGCCTGATCGGGATCCGCGAGCGGGCCGCCGCCTGTGGGGGCACGGCCCGTACGGGACCCGGCCCCGACGGCGGCTTCCGGGTCGCCGTACGCCTTCCCGTGGCCGCCGACCGGCAGGCGGCCCTGGGGTGA
- a CDS encoding L,D-transpeptidase, which produces MGVSHMSNGPEQPKGPEKPDRSDQPEQPGKWSRRGVLAVLGAVPAAVLTGCTASANASGGSTPKAAEATAAPTLTVTPADGTKNAAFTSPVRVAASTGTLSRVKVTSDYGSPLPGTFNDARTKWTSTRNPYSGTAYTVTAQAQGGAAETVAFTTEAPADTFVGHFTPEAGSTSGVGMPVSINFTHAVTDRAAVEKAITVTADPQVAVVGHWFGDTRLDFRPEEYWAAGTEITLGLRLKDVEGADGVYGTQSKDVTFHIGREQISTVDLAKQTMTVRRDGRTLATYPVSGGDAEHATWAGIMVISERFEETRMESSTVGLGDEYDIDDVPHAQRLTTSGTFIHGNYWASPSIFGSSNTSHGCVGLRDAKGADDTSTPGYAFYESSMLGDVVVVENSGEDTVDPANGLNGWNLSWTDWRAGSAL; this is translated from the coding sequence GTGGGCGTCTCGCACATGTCGAACGGGCCGGAGCAGCCGAAAGGACCGGAGAAGCCGGACAGGTCAGACCAGCCGGAGCAGCCGGGCAAGTGGTCCCGGCGCGGTGTGCTCGCCGTCCTCGGGGCCGTACCGGCGGCCGTACTGACGGGATGCACCGCCTCGGCGAACGCCTCCGGCGGGAGCACTCCGAAGGCGGCCGAGGCCACCGCCGCCCCCACCCTCACCGTCACGCCCGCCGACGGCACCAAGAACGCCGCCTTCACCAGCCCCGTCCGGGTCGCCGCCTCGACCGGCACTCTCTCCCGCGTCAAGGTGACGAGCGACTACGGCTCGCCCCTCCCCGGCACCTTCAACGACGCCCGCACGAAGTGGACCTCCACCCGCAACCCGTACTCCGGCACGGCGTACACGGTCACGGCCCAGGCACAGGGCGGCGCGGCGGAGACCGTGGCCTTCACCACCGAAGCCCCCGCCGACACGTTCGTCGGCCACTTCACGCCGGAGGCGGGCTCGACCTCCGGCGTCGGCATGCCTGTCTCGATCAACTTCACGCACGCCGTGACGGACCGTGCCGCCGTCGAGAAGGCGATCACCGTGACCGCGGACCCGCAGGTGGCGGTAGTGGGCCACTGGTTCGGCGACACCCGGCTCGACTTCCGGCCCGAGGAGTACTGGGCGGCGGGCACGGAGATCACGCTCGGCCTGCGGCTGAAGGACGTCGAAGGCGCGGACGGCGTCTACGGCACCCAGTCCAAGGACGTCACCTTCCACATCGGCCGCGAGCAGATAAGTACGGTCGATCTGGCGAAGCAGACGATGACGGTACGGCGGGACGGGCGGACCCTCGCCACCTATCCCGTGTCCGGCGGGGATGCCGAGCACGCCACCTGGGCCGGAATCATGGTGATCAGCGAGCGGTTCGAGGAGACGCGGATGGAGTCCTCCACCGTCGGGCTCGGCGACGAGTACGACATCGACGACGTGCCGCACGCGCAGCGCCTCACCACGTCGGGCACGTTCATCCACGGCAACTACTGGGCGTCGCCGTCGATCTTCGGCAGCAGCAACACCAGCCACGGGTGCGTCGGGCTGCGGGACGCCAAGGGCGCGGACGACACATCCACGCCGGGCTACGCGTTCTACGAGAGTTCCATGCTCGGAGACGTGGTCGTGGTCGAGAACTCGGGCGAGGACACGGTCGATCCGGCCAACGGCCTCAACGGCTGGAACCTGTCGTGGACGGACTGGCGGGCGGGAAGCGCTCTCTGA
- a CDS encoding MMPL family transporter codes for MLATIARASTRRPLTVIGLWLLFLLLGFGLGTGVFGRLSDSVPDVPGTESDRAAVHLDGIDPVGESITAVVGGTAVSDPGLRAQVEAAVADLRDAAGIAAVPDPYDTPGLLAEDGQALVIPVTLKGGLDDEAEEKVLDTASDRIHEIKAPEVHVSGGPLLGQQLGERAQEDVARAEIISLPVVLVLLLVIFGGLRAAGLPLLVAVSGIAGAFLALFGFSQFTDISVYAIQVTTMLGLGLAVDYALLMVVRFREERRTTDDVVEAVHRTVARAGRTVLFSGLTVAVSLTGLLVFPSTFLRSMGLAVAAVVVVDMLAALTLLPALLARFGGKIAPARTKPAGEEGRVFARLARFATGRPVVVTAASAIALLVLALPVTGMKINIGDAQQLPSSTEARQLDDTVEAHFPPGTGVSPVTVVLKPGTDPATADRIRALSPGAESRDLPGGTTVLNLRPGGSADGKEATELVQRVRDIRGDEPVEVTGVAARLVDFRAMLGDRAPWAAVTVLGGIFLLLFAFTGSVLIPLRTIVTTLLSLGAALGVVVWVFQDGHLASVLGSQELGALSLTAPPLIIAIAFGLAMDYELFILARMRETWLRTGDEREAVITGLRRSGRVVSCAALLLAVVFGAFMTGGFAPILQIGLGLTLAVLIDATLVRMLLVPATMALLGRRAWWAPQRLRRAHDRFGLHEEAQPTEPELTKQH; via the coding sequence GTGCTCGCCACCATCGCCAGGGCATCAACTCGCCGCCCCCTGACCGTGATCGGCCTCTGGCTGCTCTTCCTGCTGCTCGGCTTCGGGCTCGGGACGGGCGTGTTCGGACGGCTCAGCGACTCCGTGCCGGACGTACCGGGCACCGAGTCGGACCGGGCCGCCGTGCACCTCGACGGCATCGACCCCGTCGGCGAGTCGATCACCGCGGTGGTCGGCGGCACAGCGGTGTCCGACCCGGGGCTGCGCGCCCAGGTCGAGGCCGCCGTCGCCGACCTGCGCGACGCCGCCGGCATCGCGGCCGTGCCCGACCCGTACGACACGCCAGGTCTCCTCGCGGAGGACGGGCAGGCCCTCGTTATCCCGGTGACGCTGAAGGGCGGCCTCGACGACGAGGCGGAGGAGAAGGTCCTGGACACGGCCAGTGACCGCATCCATGAGATCAAGGCACCCGAAGTCCACGTCAGCGGGGGCCCGTTGCTCGGGCAGCAGCTCGGCGAGCGGGCCCAGGAGGACGTGGCCCGGGCGGAGATCATCTCGCTGCCGGTGGTTCTCGTCCTGCTGCTCGTCATCTTCGGCGGGCTGCGCGCCGCCGGACTGCCCCTGCTGGTCGCGGTCAGCGGCATCGCGGGCGCGTTCCTGGCGCTGTTCGGCTTCAGTCAGTTCACCGACATCTCCGTGTACGCGATCCAGGTGACGACCATGCTCGGCCTCGGACTGGCCGTGGACTACGCGCTGTTGATGGTGGTCCGCTTCCGCGAAGAACGCCGTACGACCGACGACGTGGTGGAGGCCGTGCACCGCACGGTGGCCCGCGCCGGACGCACGGTCCTCTTCTCCGGCCTGACCGTGGCCGTCAGCCTCACCGGTCTGCTGGTGTTCCCCAGCACGTTCCTGCGCAGCATGGGCCTCGCCGTGGCCGCCGTGGTGGTCGTCGACATGCTGGCCGCGCTCACCCTGCTGCCGGCGCTGCTGGCCCGCTTCGGCGGAAAGATCGCCCCGGCACGCACCAAGCCCGCCGGTGAGGAGGGCCGTGTCTTCGCCCGCCTGGCCCGGTTCGCCACGGGCCGACCGGTAGTCGTGACAGCGGCCTCCGCCATCGCCCTGCTCGTCCTGGCCCTGCCCGTCACAGGCATGAAGATCAATATCGGGGACGCCCAGCAGTTGCCTTCGAGCACGGAGGCACGCCAGTTGGACGACACGGTGGAGGCGCATTTCCCGCCGGGCACCGGAGTCTCGCCGGTGACCGTGGTCCTGAAGCCGGGCACCGACCCCGCGACGGCCGACCGGATCCGGGCGCTCTCGCCGGGCGCCGAGTCCCGTGACCTGCCGGGCGGCACGACGGTCCTGAACCTGCGACCGGGCGGCAGCGCCGACGGCAAGGAGGCGACCGAACTGGTCCAGCGCGTACGGGACATACGGGGTGACGAGCCCGTCGAGGTCACCGGTGTCGCGGCCCGTCTCGTCGACTTCCGCGCGATGCTCGGCGACCGCGCGCCCTGGGCCGCCGTCACCGTCCTGGGCGGTATCTTCCTCCTGCTCTTCGCCTTCACCGGCTCGGTGCTGATCCCGCTGCGCACCATCGTCACCACGCTGCTCAGCCTGGGTGCCGCGCTCGGTGTGGTGGTGTGGGTGTTCCAGGACGGGCATCTGGCCTCTGTGCTTGGCTCCCAGGAACTCGGCGCGCTGAGCCTGACCGCACCTCCGCTGATCATCGCGATCGCCTTCGGACTCGCCATGGACTACGAGCTGTTCATCCTCGCCCGGATGCGCGAGACCTGGCTGCGCACGGGCGACGAACGAGAGGCGGTCATCACCGGTCTGCGCCGCTCGGGACGCGTCGTGAGCTGTGCCGCGCTGCTGCTCGCCGTAGTCTTCGGCGCCTTCATGACGGGCGGCTTCGCACCCATCCTGCAGATCGGCCTCGGCCTGACCCTCGCGGTACTCATCGACGCGACCCTCGTACGCATGCTCCTCGTCCCGGCGACCATGGCGCTGCTCGGCCGACGCGCCTGGTGGGCACCCCAGCGGCTGCGACGGGCCCACGACCGTTTCGGGCTGCACGAGGAGGCACAGCCGACCGAGCCCGAACTCACCAAGCAGCACTGA
- a CDS encoding SDR family oxidoreductase, producing the protein MPSIDLTGKVAVVTGSGRGLGLAYAHALAAAGASVVVNDVDEDVAEQAVKAITEAGGSAVAEVVPVGTTEAADRLVGRAVEEFGRLDILVTNAGILRDKVLWKMTDEDFDAVITTHLKGTFTCARAAAVRMREQGEGGTLILVGSPAGQRGNFGQTNYAAAKAGIAAMARTWSMELGRAGITVNAIVPVAATAMTETIPAFAPYIEAMRGGEPLPDFLRKGEGFGTPEDCAVLVPFLASEAARGVTGQAIGIGGDKVALWSHPQEIKAAYADGGWTPDSLADVWPASLGAEPQSVGIPAPKFPEA; encoded by the coding sequence GTGCCCAGCATCGATCTCACCGGCAAGGTCGCCGTCGTCACCGGCTCCGGCCGTGGCCTCGGCCTGGCCTATGCGCATGCCCTGGCCGCCGCAGGCGCCTCCGTGGTCGTCAACGACGTGGACGAGGACGTCGCCGAGCAGGCCGTCAAGGCGATCACCGAGGCGGGCGGCAGCGCCGTGGCCGAGGTGGTCCCGGTCGGCACCACCGAGGCCGCGGACCGCCTGGTCGGCCGTGCGGTGGAGGAGTTCGGCCGCCTCGACATCCTGGTCACCAACGCGGGCATCCTCCGGGACAAGGTCCTGTGGAAGATGACCGACGAGGACTTCGACGCGGTGATCACCACCCACCTCAAGGGCACCTTCACCTGCGCCCGCGCCGCCGCCGTACGCATGCGCGAGCAGGGCGAGGGCGGCACGCTGATCCTGGTCGGTTCCCCGGCCGGACAGCGCGGCAACTTCGGCCAGACCAACTACGCCGCCGCCAAGGCCGGCATCGCCGCAATGGCCCGTACGTGGTCGATGGAGCTGGGCCGCGCGGGCATCACCGTCAACGCGATCGTGCCGGTCGCCGCGACCGCCATGACCGAGACCATCCCGGCCTTCGCGCCCTACATCGAGGCCATGCGGGGCGGCGAGCCGCTGCCGGACTTCCTCCGCAAGGGCGAGGGCTTCGGCACCCCCGAGGACTGCGCCGTCCTCGTCCCGTTCCTGGCCTCCGAGGCCGCTCGCGGGGTGACCGGCCAGGCCATCGGCATCGGCGGCGACAAGGTGGCCCTGTGGTCCCACCCCCAGGAGATCAAGGCGGCGTACGCTGACGGTGGCTGGACCCCCGACTCCCTCGCCGACGTCTGGCCGGCCTCGCTGGGCGCCGAACCGCAGTCGGTCGGCATCCCCGCCCCGAAGTTCCCGGAGGCGTGA